A genome region from Bordetella genomosp. 10 includes the following:
- a CDS encoding lipoprotein-releasing ABC transporter permease subunit, whose amino-acid sequence MARITKRRGRRDRFISFIAASSMAGIALGVAALIVVLSVMNGFQKEVRDRMLSVLPHIELYVPGADADRVLGQWQEIAQAAERNKEVKAAAPFVAAQGMIVRGQSLHGVQVRGIEPDIEGKVSDIPKQMVAGNLDDLKPGSFGVVLGRDLASSMGLVVGDTVLMLAPQASISPAGFAPRMRQFTVVGIFSSGHYEYDSSLAFVANEDAARVFRDTGVAGVRLRIADMQQAPRVAAELQQSLPRYISASDWTRNNRTWFAAVQTEKRMMFLILALIVAVAAFNLLSSLVMAVKDKQSDIAILRTLGASPGEVARIFLVQGALIGVVGTVVGVLGGMLLAYNIDVIVPFIEHLFGVHFLPRQVYVISELPSDPQSSDIISIGVTSLVLSLLATLYPSWRASRLQPAQVLRHD is encoded by the coding sequence ATGGCCCGGATCACCAAGCGTCGCGGCCGCCGCGATCGTTTCATCTCGTTCATCGCCGCCAGTTCCATGGCCGGCATCGCGCTGGGCGTGGCGGCGTTGATCGTCGTCCTCTCGGTCATGAACGGCTTCCAGAAAGAAGTGCGCGACCGCATGCTGTCGGTATTGCCGCACATCGAACTCTACGTGCCGGGCGCCGACGCCGACCGCGTGCTGGGGCAGTGGCAGGAGATCGCCCAGGCCGCCGAGCGCAACAAGGAAGTCAAGGCCGCGGCGCCCTTCGTCGCCGCCCAGGGCATGATCGTGCGCGGACAGAGCCTGCACGGCGTGCAGGTGCGCGGCATCGAGCCGGACATCGAAGGCAAGGTCTCCGACATTCCCAAGCAGATGGTGGCCGGCAACCTGGACGACCTCAAGCCCGGGTCCTTCGGCGTGGTGCTGGGACGCGACCTGGCCAGCAGCATGGGCCTGGTGGTGGGCGATACCGTGCTGATGCTCGCGCCGCAAGCCTCCATCAGTCCGGCGGGCTTCGCGCCCCGCATGCGGCAGTTCACGGTGGTGGGGATATTCTCTTCCGGCCACTACGAATACGATTCCTCGCTGGCCTTCGTCGCCAACGAGGACGCCGCGCGCGTCTTCCGCGACACCGGCGTGGCCGGCGTGCGGCTGCGCATCGCCGACATGCAGCAGGCGCCGCGGGTGGCGGCCGAACTGCAGCAAAGCCTGCCGCGCTACATCAGCGCCAGCGACTGGACGCGCAACAACCGCACCTGGTTCGCCGCCGTGCAGACGGAAAAGCGCATGATGTTCCTGATCCTGGCCTTGATCGTGGCCGTGGCGGCCTTCAATCTGCTGTCCTCGCTGGTGATGGCCGTCAAGGACAAGCAGTCGGACATCGCCATCCTGCGCACCCTGGGCGCGAGCCCGGGCGAAGTGGCGCGCATCTTCCTGGTGCAGGGCGCGCTGATCGGCGTGGTGGGCACCGTGGTGGGCGTGCTGGGCGGCATGCTGCTGGCCTACAACATCGACGTCATCGTGCCGTTCATCGAGCATTTGTTCGGCGTGCACTTCCTGCCGCGCCAGGTCTACGTCATCAGCGAGCTGCCGTCCGATCCGCAATCGTCGGACATCATCAGCATCGGCGTCACCTCGCTGGTGCTTTCCCTGCTGGCCACGCTTTATCCGAGTTGGCGCGCCTCGCGCCTGCAACCCGCGCAGGTGCTGCGACATGACTGA
- a CDS encoding ABC transporter ATP-binding protein translates to MTDYALHAENLVKYYDEGGARIDVLRGVSLSIARGEMLAIVGASGSGKSTLLHILGLLDVPTTGTVTVDGVAAAGLSEAGKSNLRNRSLGFVYQFHHLLAEFPAIDNVAMPLIVRRVSRDKARAAARDVLEQVGLGARATHYPGQLSGGERQRVALARALVTRPACVLADEPTGNLDRGTAHNMFELLTRVNKESGTAFAIVTHDRELAGRADRQLAMENGRLV, encoded by the coding sequence ATGACTGATTACGCATTGCATGCCGAAAACCTCGTCAAGTACTACGACGAGGGCGGGGCGCGGATCGATGTGCTGCGCGGCGTCAGCCTGAGCATCGCCCGCGGTGAAATGCTGGCGATCGTGGGCGCGTCGGGTTCCGGCAAGAGCACCTTGCTGCACATCCTGGGGCTGCTCGACGTGCCCACCACCGGCACCGTCACCGTCGACGGCGTGGCCGCGGCGGGCCTGAGCGAAGCCGGCAAGAGCAATCTGCGCAATCGCAGCCTGGGCTTCGTCTACCAGTTCCACCACCTGCTGGCGGAATTTCCGGCGATCGACAATGTGGCGATGCCCCTGATCGTGCGCCGCGTGAGCCGCGACAAGGCGCGCGCCGCCGCGCGGGACGTGCTGGAGCAGGTCGGCCTGGGCGCGCGCGCCACCCATTATCCCGGCCAGTTGTCGGGCGGCGAACGCCAGCGGGTGGCCTTGGCGCGCGCCCTGGTCACGCGCCCGGCCTGCGTGCTGGCCGACGAGCCGACCGGGAATCTGGATCGCGGCACCGCGCACAATATGTTCGAGCTGCTGACCCGCGTGAACAAGGAGTCGGGTACGGCGTTTGCCATCGTCACGCACGACCGCGAACTGGCCGGACGCGCCGACCGCCAACTGGCCATGGAAAACGGACGGCTGGTCTGA
- a CDS encoding TatD family hydrolase — MLIDTHCHLDAAEFDADRDRVVADAQAAGVRGIVIPAIGRANFETVRDLAHATPGGVYALGIHPLYVERAWDDDLAALRSAVEQAMDDPRFVAIGEIGLDFFVREIASGPAREKQERYYAAQLDLAAEFGLPVLLHVRRSQDIILKYLRRHKGLSGIAHAFNGSAQQARGFADLGFALGIGGAMTFERALQIRRHAKDMGLEHLVLETDAPDIPPAWLHAPDRRNTPGQVAGVARALAELRGSGLAAVTGGTAATAMRVLPRLARALA, encoded by the coding sequence ATGCTGATCGACACGCACTGTCATCTGGATGCCGCCGAGTTCGACGCCGATCGCGACCGGGTGGTCGCCGATGCCCAGGCGGCCGGCGTGCGCGGCATCGTCATCCCCGCCATCGGCCGCGCCAATTTCGAGACCGTGCGCGATTTGGCGCATGCCACGCCGGGCGGCGTCTATGCGCTGGGCATCCACCCGCTGTACGTGGAACGCGCGTGGGACGACGATCTGGCGGCCTTGCGCTCGGCGGTGGAGCAAGCCATGGACGACCCGCGCTTCGTCGCGATCGGCGAGATCGGCCTGGATTTCTTCGTGCGCGAGATCGCGTCGGGGCCGGCGCGGGAAAAGCAGGAACGCTATTACGCGGCGCAGTTGGACCTGGCTGCCGAATTCGGCCTGCCGGTGCTGCTGCACGTGCGGCGCTCGCAGGACATCATTCTCAAATACCTGCGGCGGCACAAGGGCCTGAGCGGCATCGCCCATGCGTTCAACGGCAGCGCGCAGCAGGCGCGGGGTTTCGCCGACCTGGGATTCGCCTTGGGCATCGGCGGGGCCATGACCTTCGAGCGCGCCTTGCAGATACGCCGTCACGCCAAGGACATGGGGCTGGAGCATCTGGTCCTGGAGACCGATGCGCCCGATATTCCGCCGGCGTGGCTGCATGCGCCGGACCGCCGCAACACGCCGGGGCAGGTGGCCGGCGTGGCGCGCGCGCTGGCCGAGTTGCGCGGAAGCGGCCTGGCGGCGGTGACGGGCGGCACGGCGGCGACCGCCATGCGGGTGCTGCCGCGCTTGGCGCGCGCGTTGGCATGA
- a CDS encoding DUF4148 domain-containing protein — protein sequence MKTKTIASSLIISFALIGGAAQADNSPFKGVYGQNDSSVTREQVQADLQQAKNAGLVSREDTDNVAFSAQTESGVSRDQVANEAAKAPGALSDLDNVPFQG from the coding sequence ATGAAGACCAAGACCATTGCTAGCTCGCTGATTATTTCCTTCGCCCTGATCGGCGGCGCTGCCCAAGCCGACAACTCGCCGTTCAAGGGCGTCTACGGCCAGAACGACAGCTCGGTGACCCGCGAACAGGTCCAGGCCGACCTGCAACAAGCCAAGAACGCCGGCCTGGTGTCCCGCGAGGATACGGACAACGTCGCGTTCAGCGCGCAAACCGAGTCGGGCGTGTCGCGCGACCAGGTTGCCAACGAAGCGGCGAAGGCCCCCGGCGCCCTGAGCGACCTGGACAACGTGCCCTTCCAGGGCTGA
- a CDS encoding DNA internalization-related competence protein ComEC/Rec2 encodes MRGRAILLTWVGATVGVQMLAELPGGTARSGLALAALALIACGYCGQRVGASAMAGGTRAGWREWACTSVYCMAAACAATAYAAERAAWRLDDALPEIHDNEVARVVLRIAGLPAQQRDHARFDADVLQAMPGPAPAKIRVDWWPQGRDAELPSLAPGQVWQAALLLRRPHAALNPHAADGSARLFHDGVRALASVRGRPRRLPPEAEEAASRGFAALPVRVHAARHALRTRLLGALGDRRYGGVVIALALGDQAAVDAGDWAVFNATGVTHLVSISGLHVSLVAGLAGLGWAWCWRRLRWRGGGVAERVPAQVAGGIAALAVAAVYCALAGWGLPAQRTFFMLAVAIGAWLLRLPLSPGRVLVLAAAVVTLIDPWAPLAAGFWLSFGAVAVLMARGGRGVRRPSVDTGASGLQGRLRRQGARLLAASRLQLTINIALAPVLAVLTQQLSVAAPLANAFAIPAISLVATPLALLAAAMHALPACCAWPAGAQWAAWSAHCAIAWTMAPLTWLADQAWAVRPLASPPFVLLALALAGTAWALMAPGWPARRWGWLLLLPALAWRPDRPAPGGWSMTVLDVGQGGAAVVRTARHTLLFDAGPLSRSGSDAGARVVWPYLRAEGVARLDTLVISHGDLDHAGGVRGVLRGVAAAETYASFNLPARMRAGAYEVRGERDGAARLGVFRRCQAGQAWTVDGVRFDFLHPVLPASAGGRRARDGGGRSNENGCVLRIRGQHHTALLPGDIGVNQEDALVDRLGRSDVVLAPHHGSATSSGDALVQAAAATHLIVQAGYRNRFGHPAERVLRRWRRAGTDIWRTDQDGAVLVDSGAAGLRVRAMREVRARYWHGR; translated from the coding sequence ATGCGGGGGCGAGCGATCTTGCTGACGTGGGTGGGCGCCACGGTGGGCGTGCAGATGCTCGCGGAGCTGCCTGGGGGCACGGCGCGGAGCGGCCTTGCGTTGGCGGCCTTGGCGCTGATCGCATGCGGATATTGCGGACAGCGGGTTGGCGCATCGGCGATGGCGGGCGGGACGCGCGCCGGCTGGCGCGAATGGGCTTGCACGTCGGTCTACTGCATGGCGGCGGCCTGCGCCGCGACCGCCTATGCCGCGGAGCGCGCCGCCTGGCGCCTCGATGACGCCTTGCCGGAGATCCACGACAACGAAGTCGCCCGGGTGGTGCTGCGCATCGCGGGCCTGCCGGCGCAGCAGCGCGACCATGCCCGGTTCGACGCCGATGTCCTGCAGGCCATGCCGGGGCCGGCGCCCGCGAAGATCCGGGTCGACTGGTGGCCGCAGGGACGCGACGCCGAACTGCCGTCCCTGGCGCCGGGGCAGGTCTGGCAGGCCGCCTTGCTGTTGCGGCGTCCGCACGCCGCGCTCAATCCTCACGCCGCCGATGGTTCGGCGCGCCTCTTTCACGATGGGGTGCGCGCCCTGGCGTCCGTGCGCGGCCGGCCGCGGCGCCTGCCGCCGGAGGCCGAGGAGGCCGCTTCGCGCGGGTTCGCCGCCTTGCCGGTGCGCGTGCATGCGGCGCGCCATGCCTTGCGGACGCGCTTGCTCGGCGCCCTGGGCGACCGGCGCTACGGCGGCGTGGTGATCGCCCTGGCCCTGGGCGACCAAGCCGCCGTGGACGCCGGCGATTGGGCTGTTTTCAATGCTACCGGCGTCACGCACCTGGTCTCCATCAGCGGCCTGCACGTCAGCCTGGTGGCGGGTCTGGCCGGCCTGGGCTGGGCTTGGTGCTGGCGCCGGCTGCGCTGGCGCGGCGGGGGCGTGGCCGAACGGGTGCCGGCGCAGGTGGCGGGCGGCATCGCGGCCCTGGCCGTGGCGGCGGTCTATTGCGCCCTGGCGGGCTGGGGCCTGCCGGCGCAGCGGACGTTCTTCATGCTGGCGGTCGCGATCGGCGCGTGGCTGCTGCGCCTGCCCTTGTCGCCGGGCCGTGTGCTGGTGCTGGCGGCCGCGGTGGTCACGCTGATCGATCCCTGGGCGCCGCTCGCCGCCGGATTCTGGCTGTCATTCGGCGCGGTCGCGGTATTGATGGCGCGCGGCGGCCGCGGCGTGCGGCGGCCATCGGTGGACACCGGCGCATCGGGCCTGCAAGGCAGGCTGCGCCGGCAGGGTGCGCGGCTGCTGGCCGCGAGCCGGCTGCAACTGACCATCAATATCGCCTTGGCGCCGGTGCTGGCCGTCCTGACGCAGCAGTTGTCGGTGGCGGCGCCGCTGGCCAATGCCTTCGCGATCCCGGCGATCAGCCTGGTGGCCACGCCGCTGGCCTTGCTGGCCGCGGCGATGCACGCCTTGCCGGCCTGCTGCGCATGGCCGGCAGGCGCGCAATGGGCGGCATGGAGCGCCCACTGCGCGATCGCGTGGACCATGGCGCCGCTGACATGGCTCGCGGACCAGGCCTGGGCGGTGCGCCCGCTGGCGTCGCCGCCCTTCGTCCTGTTGGCGCTGGCGCTCGCGGGGACTGCCTGGGCCTTGATGGCGCCCGGCTGGCCAGCGCGCCGTTGGGGCTGGCTGCTGCTCTTGCCGGCCTTGGCGTGGCGGCCCGATCGCCCCGCGCCGGGTGGTTGGTCCATGACGGTGCTGGACGTCGGGCAGGGCGGCGCGGCGGTGGTGCGCACCGCGCGGCACACCTTGCTGTTCGACGCCGGGCCGCTGTCGCGCAGCGGCAGCGACGCCGGCGCGCGCGTGGTGTGGCCTTATTTGCGGGCGGAAGGCGTCGCGCGCCTCGACACGCTGGTGATCTCGCATGGGGACCTGGATCACGCCGGCGGCGTGCGCGGCGTATTGCGGGGCGTGGCGGCGGCCGAGACGTATGCGTCATTCAATCTGCCGGCGCGCATGCGCGCGGGGGCCTATGAGGTGCGCGGCGAGCGGGACGGGGCGGCAAGGCTTGGCGTGTTCCGCCGCTGCCAGGCCGGGCAGGCCTGGACGGTGGACGGCGTGCGCTTCGATTTCCTGCATCCCGTCTTGCCGGCGAGCGCCGGCGGCCGTCGCGCGCGGGATGGCGGCGGGCGCAGCAACGAAAACGGCTGCGTGCTGCGCATCCGGGGGCAGCACCACACCGCGTTGCTGCCGGGCGATATCGGCGTGAACCAGGAGGATGCGCTAGTGGACCGCCTGGGACGCAGCGACGTCGTGCTGGCGCCGCATCATGGCTCGGCCACGTCGTCGGGGGATGCGCTGGTCCAGGCCGCGGCGGCCACGCATCTCATCGTCCAGGCGGGCTACCGGAATCGCTTCGGCCATCCCGCCGAGCGCGTGCTGAGGCGCTGGCGCCGCGCCGGGACGGACATCTGGCGAACGGACCAGGACGGCGCCGTGCTGGTCGATTCCGGCGCGGCGGGCCTGCGCGTGCGCGCCATGCGGGAAGTGCGCGCGCGTTACTGGCATGGGCGCTGA
- a CDS encoding alpha/beta fold hydrolase, whose protein sequence is MSSPRLDFVTCASPAGMHRMAYWEWGDPDNDKVLLCVHGLTRTGRDFDTLARRMAGEYRVVCPDVAGRGASDWLANPAFYTVPQYVADMVTLLARLRPATLHWVGTSMGGLIGMALGGSAALSERMRAAGAGRPAGGPVLPEGGWHIGKMVLNDVGPRLQPQALARIGEYVGAPVDVADFDAAVAYVREVSAAFGPHTDAQWRELAEHVFVERNGRWSKHYDLKLSVPFAVQDEAALAAGEQFLWQAYEALDCPLLVLRGEHSDLLTQDTAAEMCRRNPRARALEVPGVGHAPTLMADSQIAPVAHFLLED, encoded by the coding sequence ATGTCCTCCCCGCGTCTCGATTTCGTCACCTGCGCCAGCCCCGCCGGCATGCACCGCATGGCTTATTGGGAGTGGGGCGATCCGGACAACGACAAGGTCCTGCTCTGCGTGCACGGCTTGACCCGCACCGGCCGGGATTTCGACACGCTGGCGCGCCGCATGGCGGGCGAATATCGCGTGGTCTGCCCCGACGTGGCCGGCCGCGGGGCCTCCGACTGGCTGGCCAACCCGGCGTTCTACACCGTGCCCCAGTACGTGGCGGACATGGTGACGCTGCTGGCGCGCCTGCGGCCGGCGACGCTGCATTGGGTCGGCACCTCCATGGGCGGCCTCATCGGCATGGCCCTGGGCGGATCGGCGGCGCTGTCCGAACGCATGCGCGCGGCCGGCGCGGGCCGGCCGGCGGGCGGTCCGGTCCTGCCCGAAGGCGGCTGGCACATCGGCAAGATGGTGCTCAACGACGTCGGGCCGCGCCTGCAGCCCCAGGCCCTGGCGCGCATCGGCGAATACGTCGGCGCGCCGGTCGACGTGGCCGATTTCGACGCCGCCGTGGCCTACGTGCGCGAGGTGTCCGCGGCGTTCGGCCCGCACACCGACGCGCAGTGGCGCGAACTGGCCGAGCACGTCTTCGTCGAGCGCAACGGCCGTTGGAGCAAGCACTACGACCTGAAGCTGTCCGTCCCCTTCGCGGTGCAGGACGAGGCGGCGCTGGCGGCGGGCGAGCAATTCCTGTGGCAGGCCTACGAGGCGCTCGATTGCCCGCTGCTGGTCCTGCGCGGCGAGCATTCCGACTTGCTGACGCAGGACACCGCGGCGGAAATGTGCCGGCGCAACCCGCGCGCCCGCGCGCTCGAGGTGCCGGGCGTCGGCCATGCGCCCACGCTGATGGCGGACAGCCAGATCGCCCCGGTGGCGCACTTCCTGCTGGAGGACTGA
- a CDS encoding 3',5'-nucleoside bisphosphate phosphatase: MSRYSNVDLHCHSRVSDGILSPRDVAARAYANGVDLWALTDHDEVGGLAEAGASAAELGLRFVTGVEISVTWAAQTVHIVGLGFDPANTALVEGLRATRAGRADRARKIGERLADMGMPGAFEGALPFAGNPELISRTHFARYLVEAGYCPDVQTVFNKFLGDDCPGQVAIQWATLAEAVGWILGAGGRAVIAHPGRYKYSPLQFDALFDEFLALGGEGIEVNTGSHTAEEARRYAEVARRRGFLASCGSDFHSPQESRLDLGQLPPLPPDLRTVWHDWE; encoded by the coding sequence ATGTCCCGTTATTCCAACGTCGATCTGCATTGCCATTCCCGCGTCTCCGACGGCATCCTGTCGCCGCGCGACGTGGCCGCGCGTGCCTACGCCAACGGCGTGGACCTGTGGGCCTTGACCGATCATGACGAAGTGGGCGGCCTGGCCGAGGCCGGCGCCTCGGCGGCCGAACTGGGCCTGCGCTTCGTCACCGGGGTGGAAATCTCGGTGACCTGGGCGGCCCAGACGGTGCATATCGTCGGCCTGGGGTTCGATCCCGCCAACACCGCGCTGGTGGAAGGCTTGCGCGCCACCCGCGCCGGCCGCGCCGACCGCGCGCGCAAGATCGGCGAGCGCCTGGCGGACATGGGCATGCCCGGCGCCTTCGAGGGCGCCTTGCCGTTCGCCGGCAATCCGGAGCTCATCAGCCGCACCCACTTCGCCCGTTACCTGGTCGAGGCGGGCTACTGCCCGGACGTGCAGACGGTCTTCAACAAGTTTTTGGGGGACGATTGCCCCGGGCAGGTGGCCATCCAGTGGGCGACGCTGGCCGAGGCGGTGGGCTGGATCCTCGGCGCCGGCGGCCGCGCGGTCATCGCCCATCCCGGCCGCTACAAATACAGTCCGCTGCAATTCGACGCCCTGTTCGACGAATTCCTGGCGCTGGGCGGCGAGGGCATCGAGGTCAACACCGGCAGCCACACCGCCGAAGAGGCGCGCCGTTACGCGGAGGTGGCGCGCCGGCGCGGCTTCCTGGCGTCCTGCGGCTCGGATTTCCATAGCCCGCAGGAAAGCCGGCTGGACCTGGGCCAGTTGCCGCCCCTGCCGCCGGACCTGCGCACCGTCTGGCACGACTGGGAATGA
- the greB gene encoding transcription elongation factor GreB, whose amino-acid sequence MNKAFVKESDQDDDEDIPQAQALPPGTRNYITPQGYARLRDELAHLMTVERPAVVQVVSWAASNGDRSENGDYLYGKKRLREIDRRMRFLTRRLDIAEVVDPALQPNRDQVFFGATVLYLDKGGDEHEVSIVGVDEAEPLAGKISWISPVARALIKAREGDTVTLRTPGGVETLEILEVRYP is encoded by the coding sequence ATGAACAAAGCTTTTGTAAAAGAGTCCGACCAGGACGACGACGAGGACATCCCGCAAGCCCAGGCCCTGCCGCCCGGCACGCGCAACTACATCACGCCGCAAGGCTATGCGCGCCTGCGCGACGAGCTGGCTCACCTGATGACCGTCGAACGCCCCGCCGTGGTGCAGGTGGTGTCGTGGGCCGCGTCCAACGGCGACCGCTCGGAGAACGGCGATTACCTCTACGGGAAGAAGCGGCTGCGCGAAATCGACCGCCGCATGCGCTTCCTGACCCGGCGCCTGGATATCGCGGAGGTCGTGGATCCGGCCCTGCAGCCCAACCGCGACCAGGTTTTCTTCGGCGCCACGGTGCTCTACCTGGACAAGGGGGGCGACGAGCACGAGGTGTCCATCGTCGGCGTCGACGAGGCCGAGCCCCTGGCCGGCAAGATCAGTTGGATCTCCCCGGTGGCCCGCGCCCTGATCAAGGCGCGCGAGGGCGATACGGTGACGCTGCGCACCCCGGGCGGGGTGGAGACGCTGGAAATCCTGGAAGTCCGTTATCCATAG